The stretch of DNA TCGTCGACAGGAGGTCGCGGTCGACCCGCGATCCGGCCGCGATGAGATCCGCAAGGGTCAGACTGGGGGTCATGCCGAGCTGGAAGGCCGCGTCGCCGAACTGTAGATCGAAATCGATCAGGCAAGCGGTTCGGCCTGCCTCGGCCTCGGTGGCAGCATGGCGGGTGGCTAGCTGCGTCGTCAGCGCGGTAGCGCCGATGCCGCCTTCGCTGCGAATGGTGCAGACGAAGCGCGACGCGCCAAGCTTCGGCGAGTCCGAGGCCGCGTCGATCGCGTTGCGAACGGGGGCCAGGCTGGCCTCGAGGTCTTCGCGTTCGAGGGGAAGGGGAATGACGTCATGGGCGCCGGCGCGCACGAGTTGTCGCACGAAGGCGAGGGGCGGGTCGTAAGCAGCGACGAGCAGCGGCACGTCGCTGCTCTCGCGCAGCCGAGTGAACGTGGCGACTGCCTGGGGATCGTCGGGGCGCAGCTGAATGACCACCGCTCCCGCTCCCTTCAGGTCTTCTGCGCGCACTTCTGCCGACGACTGGATCGAGAAATAGTCGATCGAGAAGCCGACAACCGCGTCCGACGCCATCGCACCCGCCGCCGGGTCGAACAGGTACAATCGCAGCGCGGACGGGCGCACCGACGGCTGGAAACCGGGTCGATCGCTTTGCTGATGGTCCAATCGGG from Sphingomicrobium sp. XHP0239 encodes:
- a CDS encoding AAA family ATPase translates to MTRLDHQQSDRPGFQPSVRPSALRLYLFDPAAGAMASDAVVGFSIDYFSIQSSAEVRAEDLKGAGAVVIQLRPDDPQAVATFTRLRESSDVPLLVAAYDPPLAFVRQLVRAGAHDVIPLPLEREDLEASLAPVRNAIDAASDSPKLGASRFVCTIRSEGGIGATALTTQLATRHAATEAEAGRTACLIDFDLQFGDAAFQLGMTPSLTLADLIAAGSRVDRDLLSTIAKPHSSGLHVLAAPKDIVPLDLLTPDRAIALLELAMDQYDTVFVDLPANWTDWSLSLLARADLVLLVTGLSVPSLSRARRQLDLIEQQSLGTLDIRIIVNRFESGLFRNVDRSDLQRVLGREADFTVVREDEVMNETIELGVPMNEVRRRSRLSKDLDALGQGVAAALGER